DNA sequence from the Candidatus Cloacimonadota bacterium genome:
AAAGAGAGGCCGTGATACCGCTGAGACCTTTGATGTCGAACGGCAGACCGGTACTTTGATCTCCAACCACGTAGAAGCTGGCGCTGGATTCCCAAATCTGCGGTGTCAGCAGGCTGTAAACCACTGCCGCTACGCTGACCACAGCCACGAAAATGATGATGAATTTCCGATTTTTGAGCAATATCCTCAACAGTTCAAAGAAGTCGAACTCTCTCTTATCCATTGGTTTATATCCTATCTATGGCTTTCGCCGTCATGTGAATTTATGCGCCGAAGGAGGCATGTGGTTTTCCAACGCGGCCGGGATTGTGAAACCGCCATCTTCATTTTGGCAGCTTTCCAAAAGCGCGATAAAAAGGCGCGGTGTGGCAAGGCCGGAACCGTTCAAAGTGTGGATGAAATAAGGTTTTCCCTGGGAATCCTTTTTGCGGATGCTGGCGCGGCGGGCTTGAAAATCCTCAAAATTGCTCACAGAGGAAACCTCCAGATATTTTCCCGTCCCCGGAGCCCAGACTTCAATATCATAAGTTTTTGCGGAGGCGAAACTTAGGTCTCCGGAACAGAGTTCCAGAACCCGGTAGTGCAAACCCAGAGAGCGCAGAATGGCTTCCGCTTCTGCCAGCATTTCCTCCAGCGCGTCATAAGAGGTATCCGGCTCCACAAAGCGAACCATTTCCACTTTGTTGAACTGATGCAGGCGCTGCAAACCGCGGGTATCCCTGCCGTAGGAACCTGCTTCACGGCGGAAACAAGGTGTGTAAGCCACATATTTCAGAGGCAGTTGATCGTGTCGCAGGATTTCATCGGCATGGAGGTTCGTAACCGGAACCTCTGCGGTGGGGATGAGGAAAAAATCATCCTGTTCCACGTGATACATGTCTTCTGCCAATTTGGGAAGCTGTCCGGTGCCGGTCATGGTTTTGCGGTTCACCAAAACCGGAACCGCCATCTCGGTGTAGCCGTGATCCTGGATGTGTTTGTCCAGCATAAAGTTAATGAGCGCACGTTCCAATGCCGCGCCCCGACCTGTATACACTGGAAAACCGGACCCGCTGAGCTTGGCGCCGCGAGGCAGATCCAAAAGCCCATTTTTTTCTGCCAGTTCCAGATGATCCAGCGCGGCAAAAGGAAAGCTTGGTTTTTCGCCCCATTCCCGGATTACACGGTTTGCGGATTCGTCAAACCCAATCGGCACAGATGGATGAGGGATATTTGGAATGCTCAATTGCAGTTCTTCCAAGCGGGAATTGGTTTTAACAAGCTGGGCGTTGATT
Encoded proteins:
- the serS gene encoding serine--tRNA ligase produces the protein MIDLKFIRANPEIVRQAIKNKNEKADLDALLETDETRRRQQHDFDTLKAEQNQVSQQIAKAKKSGADASEMLAEMGSVAERIKEINAQLVKTNSRLEELQLSIPNIPHPSVPIGFDESANRVIREWGEKPSFPFAALDHLELAEKNGLLDLPRGAKLSGSGFPVYTGRGAALERALINFMLDKHIQDHGYTEMAVPVLVNRKTMTGTGQLPKLAEDMYHVEQDDFFLIPTAEVPVTNLHADEILRHDQLPLKYVAYTPCFRREAGSYGRDTRGLQRLHQFNKVEMVRFVEPDTSYDALEEMLAEAEAILRSLGLHYRVLELCSGDLSFASAKTYDIEVWAPGTGKYLEVSSVSNFEDFQARRASIRKKDSQGKPYFIHTLNGSGLATPRLFIALLESCQNEDGGFTIPAALENHMPPSAHKFT